The Nicotiana tabacum cultivar K326 chromosome 14, ASM71507v2, whole genome shotgun sequence genome contains a region encoding:
- the LOC107763725 gene encoding uncharacterized protein LOC107763725, producing MAFVSFLGRALFVSVFVLSAYQEFSEFGADGGPAAKALRPKFNIFSKHVATHTGFQVPHVEMKHLILGAIVMKGLGSLLFIFGSSLGAYILLLHQAIASPILYDFYNYDVDKKEFVQLFFKFSQNLALLGALLFFIGMKNSMPRRSSKKKAPKSKTN from the exons ATGGCGTTCGTATCTTTCCTTGGAAGAGCTCTCTTCGTATCCGTCTTCGTTCTCTCCGCCTATCAAGA GTTCAGTGAATTTGGGGCAGATGGCGGGCCTGCAGCAAAAGCATTAAGACCAAAGTTCAATATTTTCTCAAAGCATGTGGCAACTCACACTGGATTTCAAGTACCACATGTAGAG ATGAAACATCTTATTCTGGGGGCCATAGTAATGAAGGGTCTTGGCAGCCTTCTATTCATTTTTGGCAGCTCTCTTGGAGCTTATATTCTG CTGCTGCATCAAGCCATTGCTTCCCCCATCTTGTATGATTTCTACAACTATGATGTTGACAAGAAAGAATTTGTTCAACTCTTTTTCAAGTTTTCTCAG AACTTGGCATTGCTTGGTGCACTCCTCTTCTTCATTGGCATGAAGAACTCTATGCCCAGGAGATCCTCAAAGAAGAAGGCTCCCAAGTCAAAAACAAATTAA